From a region of the Zingiber officinale cultivar Zhangliang chromosome 4B, Zo_v1.1, whole genome shotgun sequence genome:
- the LOC121974588 gene encoding indole-3-acetic acid-amido synthetase GH3.8-like gives MAVETVVPSASANGGKLSPAANEKDAEKLRFIEEMTANADAVQEKVLEEILTRNAETEYLRRYELGGATDRATFKAKVPVVTYEDLQPEIQRIANGDRSAILSAHPISEFLTSSGTSAGERKLMPTIKEELDRRQLLYSLLIPVMNLYVPGLDKGKGLYFLFVKSETKTPGGLTARPVLTSYYKSHHFKSRPYDPYNVYTSPTAAILCSDAFQSMYAQMLCGLLQRLDVLRVGAVFASGLLRAIRFLQLHWQELSHDIASGSITAKVTDPSIRAAVGELLVEPDQELARFVAAECGKGDWAGIITRIWPSTKYLDVIVTGAMAQYIPTLQFYSGGLPMACTMYASSECYFGLNLKPMCDPSEVSYTIMPNMAYFEFLPHGHGHGHGHPLQQDKAPKLVDLAHVEVGKEYELVITTYAGLNRYRVGDILRVTGFHNAAPQFRFIRRKNVLLSIESDKTDEAELQKAVESASALLRPYGASVVEYTSHAYTKSIPGHYVVYWELLAQVGGSAEALAAALARDGVMERCCLGMEEALNSVYRQSRVADGSIGPLEIRVVTGGTFEELMDYAISRGASINQYKVPRCVTFPPILELLDSRVVSAHFSPALPRWSPHPKN, from the exons ATGGCGGTGGAGACCGTGGTGCCCTCTGCAAGCGCGAACGGGGGCAAACTCAGTCCGGCGGCCAACGAGAAAGACGCCGAGAAGCTGAGGTTCATCGAAGAAATGACCGCCAACGCCGACGCCGTGCAGGAGAAGGTTCTCGAAGAGATACTGACCCGCAACGCTGAGACCGAGTACCTTCGAAGGTATGAGCTCGGTGGCGCCACCGACCGGGCCACCTTCAAGGCCAAGGTCCCCGTTGTCACCTACGAGGATCTGCAGCCGGAGATTCAGAGGATTGCCAATGGCGACCGCTCAGCCATCCTATCCGCCCACCCCATATCGGAATTCCTCACCAG CTCGGGGACGTCTGCCGGAGAACGGAAGCTGATGCCAACCATCAAAGAAGAACTCGATCGAAGGCAGCTCCTTTACAGCCTTCTCATTCCAGTGATGAACCT TTACGTGCCGGGGCTGGACAAGGGAAAGGGCCTCTATTTCTTATTCGTCAAGTCGGAGACGAAGACGCCCGGCGGGCTGACGGCGCGTCCGGTGCTGACGAGCTACTACAAAAGCCATCACTTCAAGAGCCGCCCGTACGATCCGTACAACGTCTACACCAGTCCGACGGCGGCGATCCTCTGCTCCGACGCGTTCCAGAGCATGTACGCGCAGATGCTCTGCGGCCTGCTCCAGCGCCTAGACGTGCTCCGCGTAGGTGCCGTCTTTGCCTCAGGCCTACTCCGCGCCATCCGCTTCCTCCAGCTCCACTGGCAGGAGCTGTCCCACGACATCGCGAGTGGCTCGATCACCGCCAAGGTCACCGACCCCTCGATCCGCGCCGCCGTGGGTGAGCTCCTGGTCGAGCCGGATCAGGAGCTTGCACGATTCGTGGCTGCCGAGTGCGGCAAGGGAGATTGGGCGGGGATCATCACTAGAATCTGGCCCAGCACTAAGTACCTGGACGTGATCGTGACGGGCGCCATGGCGCAGTACATCCCCACTCTGCAGTTCTATAGCGGTGGTCTCCCCATGGCCTGCACCATGTACGCCTCCTCGGAGTGCTACTTCGGGCTCAATCTGAAGCCGATGTGCGATCCCTCCGAGGTCTCCTACACCATCATGCCCAACATGGCCTACTTCGAGTTCCTGCCTCACGGCCATGGCCACGGCCACGGCCATCCTCTGCAACAGGACAAGGCGCCGAAGCTGGTGGATTTGGCCCACGTGGAGGTGGGGAAGGAGTACGAGCTGGTGATCACCACTTACGCCGGGCTGAACCGGTACCGCGTCGGCGACATCCTACGGGTGACCGGTTTCCACAACGCGGCGCCGCAGTTCCGGTTCATCCGCCGCAAGAACGTGCTGCTGAGCATCGAGTCTGATAAGACCGACGAGGCGGAGCTGCAGAAGGCGGTGGAGAGCGCGTCCGCGCTGCTCAGGCCGTACGGCGCCAGCGTGGTGGAATACACTAGCCACGCGTATACCAAGTCCATCCCAGGACACTACGTCGTCTACTGGGAGCTGCTGGCCCAGGTGGGCGGCTCGGCAGAGGCGCTGGCGGCGGCTCTAGCTCGTGACGGGGTGATGGAACGGTGCTGCCTGGGGATGGAGGAGGCCCTGAACTCGGTGTACCGCCAGAGCCGTGTAGCGGACGGCTCCATCGGGCCGCTCGAGATACGGGTGGTCACCGGAGGCACCTTCGAGGAGCTCATGGACTACGCCATCTCCAGGGGCGCGTCCATCAACCAGTACAAGGTGCCGCGCTGCGTCACCTTCCCGCCAATCCTCGAGCTGCTCGATTCCCGCGTCGTCTCCGCCCACTTCAGCCCCGCCCTTCCCCGGTGGTCGCCTCACCCCAAGAACTGA